GTACGCAGCATTCGCCTTGCTGAACTGGCGCTTCCGTTCGTAGTCCAGAGCCAAGTTGTAGAGTGGATCCATGATCGAGTCGTCAAGAGGGCACTTGCGGAATTTTTCGAAGGCCATGTCCAGCTGGCCCTGTTGTTGGAACGCGAGGCCGAGCATCCGATTGCTCTCAGCCGATTCAGCCTCCGAGCGGAGCTTGCCCTTTTCAGTGACAAGATACCGTTTGGTTGTCAGCAGCAGGTGGCCGAAGAACAATAAAGTCGCGGGCCACATCAGCTGTACCCACATCGCTTCACGCACCATCAGCGTGATCTCACTCCCTATCAACCCCACAAGTAGCAGCGCCGTGACGCCGGCTGCCATTCCTGCGTTGAGCCTGGGGAGTGCGAACATGAGATAAAGGGCAATCACGAGGAAGGCCAGAATACGTGCCAACCCTCCCCACTCAGGGACAATAAAGAAATCTTGATTGAGGATACTGGCAATTGTATGGGCTAGGGTTACAACCGGCTCCATCGCAGAATAAATGGGTGTCACCTGGGGAGAGCCGAGACCAAAGGCTGTTGCACCGATGAGAACGATCTTGTCCCGGTACTTCTCGACCGGGATCTTGTCGGTATACACATCAAAGAAGGAATCTACCTCAAAGGCCGGTTCACCGTCGCGATCCGCGTAGAAAAAGGGCCGCATCTGCAGATAGGGGTCAGTTTTGATATTGAGTTGACCGAGTTTGATGCCCTCCCCAAGAACGACCTCGACATCGTCAAGCTCTAGATTGAGGCTCTTTGCCGCGAGCAACACTGAGAACGCAGGGAAAAAACGGTCATAGTAATCAAGTACCAAGGATTCTGTGCGGACGCCTCCGTCGACATCAAGAGGAAAAGTAATATGGCCAATCCCAGTCGCTTGACGGCCAAGTTCTGGAATAGGTGGAATGGCAGCTAATGCAGGGCGCGGTTCAACACCCGTTCCTGAACTGATCGTCCGAAGAGCATATTTTGTGACGTAGTCTGGAAGCTCCTCGTCGGGGTTCCCAAGCGGTTGCCCGAGGACGAATTGCATTGCCATGACGACATTATTCGCTTCTCTCATGCTATCAGCGAGTTTCTTATCGGTGTTGAGTGCGCTTTGGGCCTCGGTCAACATCGACTTCACTTCCGCGAGCAGCCCAATGGGCTGATTGGCAAGGCCGGAGGCTGTGTAGAAGTGGATTAGTTCATTGATATAGGCGAGCCCGGGATCGATCTGGGGTTCAGACATGAATACCGTGTTACCGATAGCCTTCGCACCGCCGTCCGCGAGCTTATTAATCAGTTGAGCAAGTACGTCGCGAGGCCATGGCCAACGTCCTATGTTGGCGATGCTTTCGTCATCGATTGCGATGATAG
This genomic interval from Gammaproteobacteria bacterium contains the following:
- a CDS encoding serine/threonine-protein kinase translates to MKRAFWQRDWFAGLAISIIFLLIASTALIQSLERTAYDLGVRASSGEAGDKVAIIAIDDESIANIGRWPWPRDVLAQLINKLADGGAKAIGNTVFMSEPQIDPGLAYINELIHFYTASGLANQPIGLLAEVKSMLTEAQSALNTDKKLADSMREANNVVMAMQFVLGQPLGNPDEELPDYVTKYALRTISSGTGVEPRPALAAIPPIPELGRQATGIGHITFPLDVDGGVRTESLVLDYYDRFFPAFSVLLAAKSLNLELDDVEVVLGEGIKLGQLNIKTDPYLQMRPFFYADRDGEPAFEVDSFFDVYTDKIPVEKYRDKIVLIGATAFGLGSPQVTPIYSAMEPVVTLAHTIASILNQDFFIVPEWGGLARILAFLVIALYLMFALPRLNAGMAAGVTALLLVGLIGSEITLMVREAMWVQLMWPATLLFFGHLLLTTKRYLVTEKGKLRSEAESAESNRMLGLAFQQQGQLDMAFEKFRKCPLDDSIMDPLYNLALDYERKRQFSKANAAYQTMSQHDAKFRDIKERMNRAKAMEETVMLGGPGSGPAAGTLVLDVAGGVEKPMLGRYEIESELGKGAMGTVYLGRDPKINRIVAIKTLPLSQEFEEDELEAVKMRFFREAETAGRLTHPHIVTIYDAGDEHDLAYIAMEFLKGEDLRPYINRDNLLPLPTVIDIIIQAAEALDYAHKENVVHRDIKPGNVMWERETGNIKLTDFGIARITDASRTKTGMVLGTPSYMSPEQLSGQKVDGRSDLFSLGVMLFQLLCGSLPFQGDSMATLMYKITNEPHPNIVNLRSELAQEAPLLIPIINKALQKSVNARYQTGSELARHLRTCARSLTK